The following proteins come from a genomic window of Pseudomonas sp. WJP1:
- a CDS encoding ABC transporter substrate-binding protein, translating to MKQLFLASLLGSTIAMCTAAMAADDLKTLEAAAKAEGAVNSVGMPDDWANWKGTWEDLAKNYGLKHIDTDMSSAQEIAKFAAEKDNASADIGDVGAAFGPIAVKQNVTQPYKPSTWDQVPTWAKDKDGHWALAYTGTIAFIVNKKLLHGSEVPTKWADLKTGKYKVSIGDVSTAAQAANGVLAAAYANGGDEKNLQPALLLFADLAKQGRLSMSNPVIGAMEKGEIEVGVVWDFNGLSYKAKMANPDDYVVLIPSDGSVISGYTTIINKYAKNPNAAKLTREYIFSDAGQINLAKGNARPIRAEHITLPEDVKAKLLPNEQYKKVTPIKDADAWEKTSKALPQKWNEEVIVEMK from the coding sequence ATGAAACAGCTTTTCCTGGCATCACTGTTAGGCTCGACCATTGCCATGTGCACCGCCGCCATGGCGGCTGATGATTTGAAAACCCTTGAAGCCGCTGCGAAAGCGGAAGGCGCCGTCAACAGTGTCGGCATGCCCGATGACTGGGCCAACTGGAAAGGCACCTGGGAAGACCTGGCGAAGAACTACGGCCTCAAGCACATCGACACCGACATGAGCTCGGCCCAGGAAATCGCCAAGTTTGCCGCCGAGAAAGACAACGCCAGTGCCGACATCGGCGACGTGGGCGCAGCCTTCGGCCCGATCGCGGTGAAACAGAACGTTACCCAGCCCTACAAGCCATCCACCTGGGACCAGGTACCGACCTGGGCCAAGGACAAGGACGGTCACTGGGCACTGGCCTATACCGGCACCATCGCCTTCATCGTCAACAAGAAGCTGCTGCACGGTTCCGAAGTGCCGACCAAATGGGCTGACCTCAAAACCGGTAAATACAAAGTGTCGATCGGTGACGTGAGCACCGCCGCCCAGGCTGCCAACGGCGTTCTGGCCGCCGCCTACGCCAACGGTGGCGACGAGAAAAACCTGCAACCGGCACTGCTGCTGTTTGCCGACCTTGCTAAACAAGGTCGCCTGTCGATGTCCAACCCGGTCATAGGCGCCATGGAAAAAGGCGAGATCGAAGTCGGCGTGGTCTGGGACTTCAACGGCCTGAGCTACAAGGCCAAGATGGCCAATCCGGATGACTACGTGGTGCTGATCCCGTCCGATGGCTCGGTGATTTCCGGCTACACCACCATCATCAACAAATACGCCAAGAACCCGAACGCCGCCAAGCTGACCCGCGAATACATCTTCAGCGATGCCGGCCAGATCAACCTGGCCAAGGGTAACGCCCGTCCGATCCGCGCCGAGCACATCACGCTGCCGGAAGATGTGAAGGCCAAGCTGCTGCCGAACGAGCAGTACAAGAAGGTCACGCCGATCAAGGACGCGGATGCATGGGAGAAAACCTCCAAGGCACTGCCGCAGAAGTGGAACGAAGAAGTCATCGTAGAAATGAAATAA